The genomic DNA atgtgtgtgtgtgtgtgtgtgtgtgtgtgtgtgtgtgtgtgcgcgtatgtgtgtgtgtgtgtgtgtgtgtgttcctagcATACTAAATAATTCAGTCATCTTGTACAAACTAGGGAAGCTTATGTTACAGTAGCTGTGATGATTGAATTACTATCAGAAGTCAAaggtgcgtctgtgtgtgtgcgtgtgcgtgtgtgtgggtgtgtgtgtgtgtgtgtgtgtgtgtgtgtgtgtgtgtgtgtgtgtgcgtgcgtgtgcgtcacCATCTGGACAAAGCCTCCAGACACAGCCTGTCAGGTTGAGCATGGACTCTCCAACGCACAAGTCACATGACTCAGCTTGAGAACAATCTGTAGGAGGGGGAAAACTGGCAAGTCAATTGGAAGTGTCAGTCATTGCCAAGTGATTGGCCGATGCAAAATTATCTTCCcagaaaaacatttagaaatcatTAATTACTGCAAAAAAGTCCCACCAGTCTGGACAGTGTCAGAATAAGCAAAAGTGAGTGGGCAAGAGACGAGCGTCACGCCAAAGAAAGGATTTTAGATTCCACTTCAGCTCTCACACTTTCACTTCTTGTCAGTTTTTTGCAAACACACTGAGGAGCAAGCCATCTCCATTGCAAAATGAAGGACAGAAATGCTCACGGTGGAGTCAAAGAAAGATACAAAGTGTAGGAAGACACCAGCAGGTGTCTACACTGAGACAGTCTTATAGTATAGTAAGAGGATATTTAAATATGTGGATGCACCCTTACCTGACAGTGAGGAAACAGAGGGCACCATTGCTAGAAGCAGCAGTGTGGAACAAAGAACCTTCAATACCACCTGCTGCATCCTGACAGCCACAAAGCACCAAGGTCTGGCAAACGACAGCTGGAAACGTAGTTTCTATCAACAAGAACGTTTTCGGTAAAAATGTCTTCGGTAAGTCCTCAAAACAGTATCCAGTAGTCGCAAAGAGAGAAATGGTTCCTGGCTAGGGCACAGAGACAGGGAAAAAGACAGGAGGCACAGAGAACTGTGTAACATGAGCGACACCCAAACTCGTTTCCCCAGCAACCAATTGGCCCACCTCGACACTCCTGAAATACACACCAGTTAGGAGGGATGACACCTGCTTACCTCAGCAGGCCGGCCATGCGCACGCTTGCACTCACAACTATGGGTGGTTGTTCTAGGATTTTGGTTCCCAACCTGGGGGCTCAAGACCCCACGAAAAAACAAATTCCATGGCTATCCATCCAATAGTTATTGAGATATTTAAGACCAAAGTGGCGTAGTGGCCGACCGACCGACATTGCAAACCATGCTGCTACCAAGAgtagaaatatatttctgttttctcttctgactttttgagtttgtatttttcttttgaaatacaATCAATACCTACCAGTGCCTTGTCTGCTACAAGGGTATAACGTGACGATGGGTCACCATCAGCTGCATTTTAAGCATGGTGGCAACCGCTGTTCTACAATCGGCGAGAGTCAATTTGCCGCTTGACTCAAACAATGATCTGACTAAGACTGTTCATCAGCTCATTTACTCATTTTAATTCCGGGCGCCTCTATATACAGTAGCAGTTAATAATATGTGTGTCTTTAGTCATCCAAACCAACTAAAACAGCTGCAGTGGACAACGTTGATCTGGGAAGTAGAGGGGTGACTTCGCAGTTGGCCTGTCATGTATCTCAAACATAAGCTATTTGCATATGAAGAATAACTCAAGAGAAGGTTTTGGGGCGCACTGAACTCTTCACTATGAAGCTCATGAAAAGCAATCGGAGCTTGAGTTGATGTCGTTTTGTTACAGGAGCACAAATGTGCATTTTGTAATCAGCGACAGACCCATTTTTCCTCAGCTGTGTAGCATACTGGGTGGATGATAATGATGCGGAAGTTGGAGAAGCATAAAGGGGGGATCGGGGTGCCCGACCCTGAGATGGGTTCATAACCCCTGTGGTATGGCTACGCCCCTGCAGGCAAACATGCACCAGTGCGATGAGTAATGTGTCTGAGTGTCGCGTTGTCACGCACGGACCTAGCCGCTCAAAACCAGGTGAAGCCAGTGTCACGACACACTTTTCATCTTAATGCAGCGAACTCCACCATCACCATGCACCTCCATCACCATGGTGATGGTGGAGgctcacgcacacacccacatctcctcctccatgtgctctctctctgtctgggaGGGTGAGAGCCGCAGCTCCCCCGGCGTCGTGTGTTGGCGTGacgtaaaagaaaagaaaatacggtaaaatgaaaaataagtagAGGCATGTTCCGCAGGCCCGTCTGACACGATTCCCTCCCACCGATGCTCCCACGCTGCTTGCATAACGAAAAATCTATACACCGGCGACAAAACCACCGGGTAATGCTGAGATGTACGGCCCGGGGCGACCAGACGACAGGCTGGTATTAATACAAGAATTTATGATCCAACTGGATAACAGACACGAGTCCAGTGGAATAATAATACGAATATATAGAGTGGTATGGACTTTAAAATCATCTGCTCCTCACGACATCCCTCCAGTATGGCAATGACACGAAAAAAGAATTCTACTGTGTCAAGGGCTTCTTCAGATCCCCTTCGTGACGTAGGGTTTATCGGCAGGAAGTGTGTCCTAATATGGCCCGAGCAGGACGACCCCGCCCCCCAGTGTAGCGCATCGATATGCGCGGCCTCGCTCAGCCCACTCTCCTGCAGGCGCCCACGCTCACCATTAAACCGGGGAAGCCACGAAtcccccctgctgctgcacgcCGTCACGTTACTGTAGGACCGTGACTCTATCAACTGATGCCTGAATGAAATCACATGATTATGAatcagattttcttcttttttttaaagcaaatgacAGCAATGTGCAAATCAATTTCAACGAGATAACACGCAAAACAAATATCATATGCAGGTGTTGTCTGAGTACAGgaaaaccctctctctctctctctctctctctctctctctctctctctccatacacCATACAATCACGGATTTCGAATCCATTTTGCAGATACCATCACGTGTTTCTTCAAGTAACCTGTTCATTTCTGGTGCTGTTTTTGTGCAGATGTTTCCGGCTGAATTATCATGTATGAGTCACTGTTTCTGCCCTATTCCTATAAATCCGCGAATGCGCCTCTCCCTGTGCACATCCATAAAGTAATTCTTATTAATTATGGCACATTTGTGTTCCTTTTCTCCGCTCGGTCGGGCTCAGCTGGTGGACATTTTGACGCGAAGTGTCTGTTTCACGCACGCACGTCGTGTTCTCCCCATGAGTCATCCCGATGCGTTTCAGCACCGTGGACAGCGGCCGCAGCCCCGACACGCCTGAGCCCTgcccaacacagacacagaacaatACCCCCTCAGCCACCCGTGGCCCCAGGTACCTTGttgagaaagtgtgtgtatttggggggggggggggctttgataCACGAAACGAGAACCAGGAGCGCGAGTGAGCCGCAGTGGGAGGGGCGACAGCGATGCCGCATTTTTCTGAATGAAATTACTCCGTGTACCCCCCCTTCCCTGCCCGCACCCTCGGTGCCGACCCCCGATTGGTCGAGCCTCCCGGCCGCTGACGTCAGACAGGGGTCTCTTGTGGACGAGTCCGCGCGCAAGAGGATCCATTCTGCCTCCCGTACGCGCTCCGGAGAGACTGAAGAAAAGGGAGATGCGAGAGGCGGCAAGTGAGAGTTTGGCGCGACTCGGATGAAGCACGGAGCCTCAGATACTCGGGGACTGTTCCTCCTCTTTAAAACTGGTGCCGAGCATCGCAGCGGACAGCTTCACCTCGCCTCCATCGTTTGGCTTGGATCgtctcagagaaaaaaaacctctggtCAGGTCCTTCAAAGGAATCAACGCCATTGCGTTTATAAGGTAAGATGAATAATTCAGCGTATGAGCCTATATATAGCCTATATGTATCTGTCTGTGCGCTGCGtgcgtgttcatgtgtgtgtgtgtgtgtgtgtgtgtgtgtgtgtttatgttgggGACATCCTCTGTGGTGCAGTGAACCTGCAATTGTGGCTGTTATATAACAGGGTCCTCCGCACCAAGAGGTAGGATGTACCTCCTCACGTTGGGAtgcgagctggaggaggaggatggaagaaagaaaaatgaactgagCTCAACGAGGAATAATCTTAACATGATATGTAATATCTTACAGTCATGATGTGGTATAGGATCGTAAGGCATGTACATTTCGACTTGCATCCCGATAGAGGACAAGAAGACCAGAGAGCACAAGCACATCTTAACCATGTAACAGGCAAAGTCCTCAAGCATCATTCTCATCCCAGACATGAACAATGTGTTCGGACCTTAACAAGAGGGAAACCTTGGGCTGCAGCTCCCGAGATTCACCTGGAATCCAGTTTACAGATCCCAGGAATAAAAAACGTTGTGTTATAGTGATATTGTTGAATTTCAATTCATGTTTTTGGTAACTCCAGGCTACCGATTAACAGACACATTGATGAAGAAGACCGATGGGGATgtcactcctgtgtgtgtgtgtgtgtgtgtgggaaaaatgaacatatatgaggcataaaaaaatgtccagcCATGAATGGTGTGTGTATAATTTGTATTACTTTTGGATTCATAGTTTGTTTTCGCTAGTgcatagtagtagtagtagtctaGACTTGTAGTCCGTGGTCTTTTTAGTGAAATCTCATTAAGGGTCAAGATGGGTTTAGGCCTTAAGTTAGTCCAACTGTGAATATAATAGCCTACGTGGAGATTGTAGCATGTCGTAAATACTAAAATACATAAATggatacaatttttaaaatccttttgtAAAGACGATACAGAGCATCATAACATCAGGAGCTAGAAAACATACAGTGTGACAATAACAAATACCACTTACTGCACTATGGTGTTAACTGTTTTTATATGACTCAACCGTTTTAGACAAGACAATGAGATCCTAAGATCTTAAGTTCTCCATCACCTCACACTCTcctcagtcacacacatgcCACATCCGGCCTCTGGCAGCTCTACAGGCTGAAACCACAGCTTCAGGTCAGGGAGAGGCTGTTTAATGGACTAATGGAGACCCACTAATGACCCGTCAGAGCTAATGTCAAacatgtcttttctctctcaggttgtgtttgtgttactaCTGACCGGCCATGATCCTGAACGCCTCTGACCTGGGCTGGGAGGAGTCCTCAGGTGCAGACCCCTTCTTCCCTGTGGACCAGCAGGACAACCCTTCATCCTATGAGGTCCCGCCCCTCACGGTGTGGGGCGTGGCcctgtgtgtttcaggaacTCTCATCGCCGCCGAGAATGCCATCGTTGTCACCACCATCTTGGCCACCCCGTCTCTACGCGCCCCCGTGTTCCTGCTGCTGGCCAGCCTCGGACTGGCGGATCTCCTGGCAGGAGTCGCCTTgatccttcacttcctcttccattTCTGTGTGGAGCCCAGTGATTGGTCAGAATTGCTGACCTCGGGACTGCTGGTAACATCACTCACTGCCTCACTGTGCAGCCTGATGGGCGTTGCCCTGGACCGTTACCTGTCTCTGAGCCACGCCCTCACCTATGGCTCAGGCGAATCACGTCGCAGAGCTGccggcctcctgctgctggtctGGTTGGGTGCATGTGTCATCGGGGCGGGGCCAGCAATGGGATGGCACTGTCTGGGAGAGCCCGACTCCTGTTCTGTAGCACGGCCCCTCACGCGGGCATACCTGTCACTGCTGTGTGGAGGCTTCCTtgtggttgtcatggttaccCTGCAATTGTATGCTGGGATCTGCCGCGTGGCAAGGCGCCACGCCCACGCCATCGCCACCCAGAGGCACTTCCTCCCTGCCACACATTCATATGCAAGCAAACACAGCAGTGGGCGGGGCTTCTCTCGGTTGATCCTGgtcctcagtgtgtttgtgggctGCTGGATGCCCTTCTCCCTCTGGGGGCTGCTGGGAGACGCGTCCAGCCCTCCTCTCTACACCTACGCCACCTTGGtgccagcagcaggcagctccCTGCTGAACCCCATCCTCTACAGTCTGAGAAATAAAGACATTCGCAAGGTGCTGCTTCAGGCCTGTTGCCCcaacagatgcacacacaacacacacatacacaacccCGTGGATGTGTAGACTGCCAAATCCTTGCCAGAGTCGAAACGACACACAATCTATGCTAGACATATCACTGTTTGTGTGCCAAGATACACACATAGCTGCATTGACTGTCATCCAAATCCAGAACAtgaagcctcacacacacacacacacacacactcccacgcACACAAGCAGCACTTTTCTGAGAGCAGTTGTCCTCCTGCAGATCAGAATGTACTGGACTGCCCTCACAGGCAGCTCGGCTGTTGCCACAAAGATTGAACGTACTGTATTCTGTGCACTTTGTGCCTCATCTAACTGTCAATTGTAGCTCCCCCGAAGAAACAATCACAGGGATGTTATATGTATAACCCCACTCATAAAAAGTGGAATTTAATGACCATCAGCACTTTAAGAGAAAAATAAGGGATGGGTTTGAAATGTAAGCCTAATCACAGCGTAATGAGAAAAAGATCCAAAGCCCACTCTTATTTACTTACACACCGTGTTCTAGATCTTTGAGATTCTATTTTGCACATGCTGTTAAAGGCACTTTGAAAGGTACTGACCATATGTTCGTGTTGCACAAccttttttgaaatgaattaatattttatacaaatgaataaaaaatgtgcttttttctACTGCTTGACGTCAGCCCTATTCCTCTTCACTGCTGCCAAggctttctgtgtgtttgttaccCTCACTCTCAAACTCAATAAGGCTCagactgctgctctctgttccTGCATTCGGAATTATATTGTGGCACAAGCAATCTTCAATGTTATTACCATCAGTATGCATCCACCGTGTCCTTTCGAAATCTACAAAGCAGCCTTGGGACAAGGATACAAAAACCTTGTTCATATTCGCAGGAGGTTTTCCACTCctgcaactgtttttttatttttacccatATGATTCATGTTCCTACTCCCTACACAGTCAGCACTGGGCCCTGTGAAAAGGTATAAACAATGA from Scophthalmus maximus strain ysfricsl-2021 chromosome 22, ASM2237912v1, whole genome shotgun sequence includes the following:
- the gpr3 gene encoding G protein-coupled receptor 3, with amino-acid sequence MILNASDLGWEESSGADPFFPVDQQDNPSSYEVPPLTVWGVALCVSGTLIAAENAIVVTTILATPSLRAPVFLLLASLGLADLLAGVALILHFLFHFCVEPSDWSELLTSGLLVTSLTASLCSLMGVALDRYLSLSHALTYGSGESRRRAAGLLLLVWLGACVIGAGPAMGWHCLGEPDSCSVARPLTRAYLSLLCGGFLVVVMVTLQLYAGICRVARRHAHAIATQRHFLPATHSYASKHSSGRGFSRLILVLSVFVGCWMPFSLWGLLGDASSPPLYTYATLVPAAGSSLLNPILYSLRNKDIRKVLLQACCPNRCTHNTHIHNPVDV